The Candidatus Dechloromonas phosphoritropha genome includes a region encoding these proteins:
- a CDS encoding protein kinase, protein MEQIGKYRVIREIGKGATAIVYLCVSPDSNRPVAVKVIRFGKDCAAMSRRLRKLFGNEQMVSRRLKHPNIAKVYEGVVKDEFAFLAMEYVEGFTLETHTRIDKLLPLHRVIGIIFKCCMALDSAYRQGIIHRDIKPANILVAANDEPKLVDFGLALNLNKNVDRDSTFIMGVGSPSYMSPEQIKGYALNQKTDLYSLGVVMFQMLTGRLPFRAKNQATLIYRIINTDAPDVTSLNPSLPEGLNAILRKALEKDLYSRYRNGAEFAKDLAAVRYQILEDDETVQDTRHFEVLRKLDFFIDFENVELWEILRISVWREIAPRVMIIREGEASRIFGVLIEGYVEISIAGRALCRLGKGEVIGEVAYLHPTSDDRSASVVTLENSLFLEINAAALALASEELQERMRTALLGRMIDRMRTVNGIAAAVGAPAVESTRSLMAGSTRSGPGSGIDLELSPK, encoded by the coding sequence ATGGAACAGATAGGCAAGTATCGGGTCATCCGGGAAATCGGCAAAGGGGCGACGGCTATCGTGTACCTGTGCGTGAGTCCCGATTCGAACCGCCCGGTTGCCGTCAAGGTCATCCGTTTCGGCAAGGACTGCGCGGCCATGTCGCGCCGCTTGCGCAAGCTGTTCGGGAACGAGCAAATGGTTTCCCGGCGTCTCAAGCATCCCAACATCGCTAAGGTCTACGAAGGAGTTGTCAAGGATGAGTTCGCCTTTCTGGCGATGGAGTACGTCGAGGGTTTCACGCTGGAGACGCACACCCGGATCGACAAGTTGCTGCCGTTGCACAGGGTCATCGGGATCATCTTCAAGTGCTGCATGGCGCTTGACAGCGCTTACCGCCAGGGAATCATCCATCGCGATATCAAGCCGGCCAACATCCTGGTGGCTGCCAACGACGAGCCGAAGCTGGTCGACTTCGGACTGGCGCTCAATCTGAACAAGAACGTGGACCGCGACTCGACCTTCATCATGGGCGTGGGGTCGCCATCCTATATGTCGCCGGAGCAGATCAAGGGTTATGCGCTGAACCAGAAGACCGACCTTTACTCGCTCGGTGTGGTCATGTTTCAGATGCTGACCGGGCGTCTGCCGTTCCGCGCCAAAAACCAGGCGACACTGATCTATCGCATCATCAATACCGACGCGCCGGACGTGACCTCGCTGAATCCGAGCCTTCCCGAGGGTCTCAACGCCATTCTGCGCAAGGCGTTGGAAAAGGATCTTTACAGCCGCTACCGGAACGGCGCCGAATTCGCCAAGGATCTGGCGGCGGTCCGCTACCAGATCCTCGAGGACGACGAGACCGTCCAGGACACCCGGCACTTCGAAGTACTCAGAAAGCTCGACTTCTTCATCGACTTCGAGAACGTCGAACTCTGGGAGATATTGCGGATATCCGTCTGGCGCGAGATTGCTCCCCGTGTAATGATCATTCGCGAAGGCGAGGCCAGCCGGATTTTCGGCGTCCTGATCGAGGGTTATGTGGAGATCTCGATCGCCGGCCGCGCGCTGTGCCGTCTGGGAAAAGGCGAAGTGATCGGCGAGGTGGCGTATCTGCATCCGACCAGCGACGATCGCTCCGCAAGCGTGGTTACCCTCGAGAACTCGCTCTTTCTCGAAATCAATGCCGCCGCGCTGGCGCTGGCCTCCGAGGAATTGCAGGAGCGCATGCGAACCGCGCTGCTGGGACGGATGATCGACCGCATGCGCACGGTCAATGGCATCGCGGCGGCTGTCGGCGCGCCTGCGGTCGAGAGCACCAGGAGTCTGATGGCGGGTTCCACGCGGTCGGGCCCCGGTTCGGGGATCGATCTCGAGTTGTCGCCGAAGTAA
- a CDS encoding ferrochelatase translates to MSKIKPEPPHKHGTPPGTAVLLVNLGTPEAPTAPALKRYLRQFLGDSRVVEIPRAIWWLILNGIILNTRPKKSAAKYVLVWLAEGSPLKVHTERQAKYLAGYLGERGLQVTVAPAMRYGAPAIPDVLDRLKAAGNTRILVLPMYPQYSATTTATVVDDACRWLLTQRNQPEMRFVRNFHDDPAYIAALAQTVLDHWQKHGRLSAGNQLIISFHGLPRRNLDLGDPYYCECMKTGRLLAERLNLDAEQYKICFQSRFGKAEWLQPYTAPTLEALGKAGTQRVDVICPGFVADCLETLEEIAMEGKESFLTSGGKEFHYIPALNEDHGWLAALTSLVERHLSGWPSKEQSDPEALAASVRLAKTHGAAS, encoded by the coding sequence ATGTCCAAAATCAAGCCCGAACCGCCGCACAAACACGGCACCCCACCCGGCACCGCGGTGCTCCTCGTCAACCTGGGCACGCCGGAAGCGCCGACTGCCCCCGCCCTCAAACGCTACCTGCGCCAGTTTCTCGGCGACTCGCGCGTCGTCGAAATTCCGCGTGCGATCTGGTGGCTGATCCTGAACGGCATCATCCTCAACACCCGCCCGAAAAAATCCGCCGCGAAATACGTTTTGGTGTGGCTAGCCGAAGGCTCGCCCCTGAAGGTGCACACCGAGCGCCAGGCCAAGTACCTCGCCGGCTATCTTGGCGAACGCGGCCTGCAGGTCACCGTTGCCCCGGCAATGCGTTATGGGGCGCCGGCAATTCCCGACGTTCTCGATCGCCTCAAGGCGGCCGGCAATACCCGCATCCTGGTTCTGCCGATGTACCCGCAATACTCGGCGACCACTACCGCGACCGTCGTTGACGATGCCTGCCGCTGGTTGCTGACCCAGCGCAACCAGCCCGAGATGCGTTTCGTCCGCAATTTCCACGACGACCCGGCCTACATCGCGGCACTCGCCCAGACGGTGCTCGATCACTGGCAGAAACACGGCCGGCTGTCGGCCGGCAACCAGTTGATCATCAGTTTTCATGGTCTACCGCGGCGCAATCTCGACCTCGGCGACCCGTATTACTGCGAATGCATGAAGACCGGCCGCCTGCTGGCCGAACGCCTCAACCTCGATGCCGAGCAGTACAAGATTTGCTTCCAGTCGCGCTTCGGCAAGGCGGAATGGCTGCAGCCCTATACTGCGCCGACCCTCGAAGCACTAGGCAAGGCCGGCACGCAGCGCGTCGATGTGATCTGTCCCGGCTTCGTTGCCGACTGCCTGGAAACGCTGGAGGAAATCGCCATGGAAGGCAAGGAATCCTTCCTGACTAGCGGCGGCAAGGAATTCCACTACATCCCGGCGCTCAATGAGGACCACGGCTGGCTGGCGGCGCTGACCTCTTTGGTCGAGCGCCACCTTTCCGGCTGGCCGTCGAAAGAACAATCCGATCCTGAAGCGCTGGCCGCTTCGGTCCGGCTGGCCAAAACGCACGGCGCAGCCTCTTGA
- the trxC gene encoding thioredoxin TrxC yields MSESMHVVCPHCDAVNRLPAERLAENPNCGQCRKPLFAGAPLDLTAANFDRHIGRSDLPVVVDFWAPWCGPCRSMAPAFASAAGELEPAVRLAKVDTEDQQQLAARFNIRSIPTLAIFKGGREVARQSGAVDGATLKRWVRAQI; encoded by the coding sequence ATGAGTGAATCCATGCACGTCGTCTGCCCGCATTGCGATGCCGTCAACCGCCTGCCGGCGGAGCGGCTCGCCGAGAATCCAAATTGCGGCCAGTGCCGCAAGCCCCTGTTCGCCGGCGCGCCGCTCGACCTGACCGCCGCCAATTTCGATCGCCACATCGGGCGCAGCGACTTACCGGTCGTCGTCGATTTCTGGGCGCCGTGGTGCGGCCCGTGCCGTTCGATGGCGCCGGCTTTTGCCAGTGCGGCCGGCGAACTGGAACCGGCCGTCCGCCTGGCCAAGGTCGATACCGAAGACCAGCAGCAACTGGCCGCCCGCTTCAACATTCGCAGCATTCCGACCCTGGCCATTTTCAAGGGCGGCCGCGAAGTCGCTCGTCAGAGCGGTGCGGTCGACGGTGCAACGCTGAAGCGCTGGGTTCGCGCGCAAATCTAA